From Columba livia isolate bColLiv1 breed racing homer chromosome 5, bColLiv1.pat.W.v2, whole genome shotgun sequence, one genomic window encodes:
- the PPM1A gene encoding protein phosphatase 1A isoform X2 yields MGAFLDKPKMEKHNAQGQGNGLRYGLSSMQGWRVEMEDAHTAVIGLPNGLDGWSFFAVYDGHAGSQVAKYCCEHLLDHITSNQDFKGPDGPPSVESVKSGIRTGFLQIDEHMRVISEKKHGADRSGSTAVGVMISPQHTYFINCGDSRGLLCRNRKVHFFTQDHKPSNPLEKERIQNAGGSVMIQRVNGSLAVSRALGDFDYKCVHGKGPTEQLVSPEPEVYEIERSEEDDQFIILACDGIWDVMGNEELCDFVRSRLEVTDDLEKVCNEIVDTCLYKGSRDNMSVILICFPNAPKVSPEAVKREAELDKYLESRVEDGV; encoded by the exons ATGGGAGCATTTTTAGACAAGCCAAAGATGGAGAAGCATAATGCCCAGGGGCAAGGGAATGGGCTTCGTTACGGTCTGAGTAGTATGCAAGGCTGGCGAGTTGAAATGGAGGATGCACATACGGCTGTGATCGGTTTGCCAAATGGACTTGACGGATGGTCGTTTTTTGCTGTATATGATGGGCACGCTGGATCACAGGTTGCCAAGTACTGCTGTGAGCATTTATTAGATCACATCACGAGCAACCAGGATTTTAAAGGGCCAGATGGGCCACCATCTGTGGAAAGTGTAAAGAGCGGCATCAGAACAGGTTTTCTGCAAATTGATGAACACATGAGAGTCATCTCCGAGAAGAAACATGGTGCAGACAGAAGTGGGTCAACAGCTGTGGGTGTCATGATTTCTCCCCAACATACGTACTTCATCAACTGTGGAGACTCGAGAGGTTTACTTTGTAGAAACAGGAAGGTTCACTTCTTCACGCAGGATCACAAACCAAGTAATCCACTGGAGAAAGAGCGTATACAGAATGCCGGTGGCTCTGTAATGATTCAGCGTGTGAATGGCTCTCTTGCTGTTTCAAGGGCACTTGGGGACTTCGATTACAAATGTGTCCATGGGAAGGGGCCTACAGAACAGCTAGTCTCACCCGAACCTGAAGTTTATGAAATTGAGAGATCAGAAGAAGATGATCAGTTCATCATACTGGCTTGCGATGGTATCTGGGATGTTATGGGAAACGAAGAGCTGTGTGACTTTGTAAGATCCAGACTTGAAGTCACTGATGACCTTGAGAAAGTTTGCAATGAGATAGTTGACACCTGCTTGTACAAG GGAAGTCGAGACAACATGAGTGTGATATTGATCTGTTTTCCGAATGCACCAAAGGTATCGCCAGAGGCGGTGAAAAGAGAGGCAGAGTTGGACAAGTACCTGGAAAGCAGAGTAGAAG ACGGAGTGTGA
- the PPM1A gene encoding protein phosphatase 1A isoform X1, which translates to MGAFLDKPKMEKHNAQGQGNGLRYGLSSMQGWRVEMEDAHTAVIGLPNGLDGWSFFAVYDGHAGSQVAKYCCEHLLDHITSNQDFKGPDGPPSVESVKSGIRTGFLQIDEHMRVISEKKHGADRSGSTAVGVMISPQHTYFINCGDSRGLLCRNRKVHFFTQDHKPSNPLEKERIQNAGGSVMIQRVNGSLAVSRALGDFDYKCVHGKGPTEQLVSPEPEVYEIERSEEDDQFIILACDGIWDVMGNEELCDFVRSRLEVTDDLEKVCNEIVDTCLYKGSRDNMSVILICFPNAPKVSPEAVKREAELDKYLESRVEEIIKKQGEGVPDLVHVMRTLATESIPNLPPGGELASKRSVIEAVYNRLNPYRNDDTDSASTDDMW; encoded by the exons ATGGGAGCATTTTTAGACAAGCCAAAGATGGAGAAGCATAATGCCCAGGGGCAAGGGAATGGGCTTCGTTACGGTCTGAGTAGTATGCAAGGCTGGCGAGTTGAAATGGAGGATGCACATACGGCTGTGATCGGTTTGCCAAATGGACTTGACGGATGGTCGTTTTTTGCTGTATATGATGGGCACGCTGGATCACAGGTTGCCAAGTACTGCTGTGAGCATTTATTAGATCACATCACGAGCAACCAGGATTTTAAAGGGCCAGATGGGCCACCATCTGTGGAAAGTGTAAAGAGCGGCATCAGAACAGGTTTTCTGCAAATTGATGAACACATGAGAGTCATCTCCGAGAAGAAACATGGTGCAGACAGAAGTGGGTCAACAGCTGTGGGTGTCATGATTTCTCCCCAACATACGTACTTCATCAACTGTGGAGACTCGAGAGGTTTACTTTGTAGAAACAGGAAGGTTCACTTCTTCACGCAGGATCACAAACCAAGTAATCCACTGGAGAAAGAGCGTATACAGAATGCCGGTGGCTCTGTAATGATTCAGCGTGTGAATGGCTCTCTTGCTGTTTCAAGGGCACTTGGGGACTTCGATTACAAATGTGTCCATGGGAAGGGGCCTACAGAACAGCTAGTCTCACCCGAACCTGAAGTTTATGAAATTGAGAGATCAGAAGAAGATGATCAGTTCATCATACTGGCTTGCGATGGTATCTGGGATGTTATGGGAAACGAAGAGCTGTGTGACTTTGTAAGATCCAGACTTGAAGTCACTGATGACCTTGAGAAAGTTTGCAATGAGATAGTTGACACCTGCTTGTACAAG GGAAGTCGAGACAACATGAGTGTGATATTGATCTGTTTTCCGAATGCACCAAAGGTATCGCCAGAGGCGGTGAAAAGAGAGGCAGAGTTGGACAAGTACCTGGAAAGCAGAGTAGAAG AGATCATAAAGAAGCAGGGTGAAGGAGTCCCAGACTTAGTCCACGTGATGCGTACGTTAGCAACTGAGAGCATCCCAAACCTCCCGCCGGGGGGTGAATTGGCGAGCAA ACGGAGTGTGATTGAAGCCGTTTATAACAGACTGAACCCCTACAGGAATGATGATACT